Below is a genomic region from Persicimonas caeni.
ATACGAGCAAGGGGGCCTAGAAGAGCTCCTTTTGCGTCTTGACGATATCCGCACAACTCGTCTGGGCAGTGACGCGCTTCATCCGAAAATAGCTCTGCTTGGGGTCGGGGTGGGGCTTGCTCTCGGGCGGGTCGCCCAGCAGCCGGCTGGTCGAGTCGAGTACGACCTGCTCGGTGCGCCACTTGATGCGTCCGACGATGCGCCCGTCTCCAAGCATCTTGCCCCACAGCCGATCCCAACTCTTTTGGAGTAGATAGAGCTCGCCGTCGATCAAGCCGCTCACGCGCACCGTCATGCCCGGGTGGCCGTCCTTGTCGCCGTCGATGACCCGCGGGTCGCTCTTCTTGCGCGGCAGCTTGTCGGCCTCGGCGTCGAGGTTGGCCCCCAGGACTTTGGAGACGGCCGTGGTGACGAGCTTCTGGGCCCAGACCCCTTCGACGTCGGGAAGAGCTGCGGGCGCGTCCGGAGTGGCCGCCAGGGTGTGGGTGCTCGTCGACGCCAGCGCAAAGATGGCCGCGGCGAATAAGAGGGCGAGTCGGTTCATAAGGGGGACCTCGTGGGAGAAACTGCAATCACGCCGACGGAGGGAACCCGCTGCGGCGCGGCTGGTCCAACATGACAACCTTCCGGTTTCATCCATGCTTCGAATGCGACGATGCCCCGGCGGCCGCTTCTGACGGTTCCTGAGGCGCTCGACGCGCCGGTGCGAATGGGCTTAACCTCATGTCGCGTTTACAATCGCGTTGAAGATGCAGCTGCACTGAACCAACGAGGTATAGTTATGGATGTCCAAGTAGCGGATTTGTGCGACGAATTCATCGACGAGATCCAGATCGCCGAGCCGATCTTCAAGAGTTATGGCGGAGAACAGGCGTTTGGCGGAGAGGTCAGCGTCGTCAAAGTGTTCGAGGACAACGTGCTCGTCAAAAGACGGCTCCAAAACGAAACCGGCGGCGGGCGCGTGTTGGTGGTCGACGGGGGCGGGTCGACCGGGTGCGCGCTGATGGGCGACAACGTGGCTAGCATTGCCCGCGACAACGGGTGGGCGGGGTTGATCATCTACGGGTGTATTCGTGACTCGGTCGAGGTGGCCGACATCCCCATTGGCGTGCTCGCGCTAAATACACGTCCGAACAAGAGCAACAAGGAAGGGAAGGGCGACTATGACGTGCAGGTCTCCTTTGCCGGGGTGACCTTCAACTCCGGGGATTACGTGTACGTGGACCCGGATGGCGTCATAGTCGCCGAGCGCGACTTGCTCGAAGCGCGCGCCCAGTAGGCTAAACTCAGTAGGCTAGACTCCGGCTACTGGCACGAGCCCACGGCGAAGTCCTCGAGCGGGTGCGTGGCGGACTCGGCGGGCATCGTCGACCCGTCGTCGCTCGAGTCGGTGCCCGTCAGCGGTGCGGGCTCGTCGTCCTGGGGCGGCAAGAGACACTGGCCGGCCGACACGGCGTGGGTGAGGTTGGCCGCGGCCGACGAGATCGTCAGGTAGCCGTCGAGCACTTCGACGCCGCTGTCGCCGATGCGTACGGCCGGAGCGGCAGCGCCGTCGAGGGTCACGCGAAGCAACTCGTCGAGCATCCAGTCGTCGAGGCCGTCGAGCTTGTCTTGGACCTGGGCGAATTTCAGCATCAGCTCGAGATCGAAGGCCGGGCTCACCGAAAACTCGGTGCCATTTTGACCGGCGACGATCGAGAAGTCGAAGTGGCGTCCGTGGTCACGGTTCAAGTCGAGGGTGGTCACACGCTTTCCGTCGATGTCGAGCGTCGAGGTGGTGTCGCCGAGCCCGGCGTTTTGTACATCGATGCGCTCCTGGCCGACAGCGTAGGTGGCCGCGAGGCTCGCTCCGGCCAAGTGTACGTCGACCTCGTAGCTCGTCTGGGTGGTCGTCTCGGCGCCGGTGGTGGTGTCCCATGTCGTTTCGGTCTCGGTGACGGGGGCGCGGACGTCGATCGCGTTAAGATCGATCGACCCATGGATCGTCTGCGCGGCGGTGTCCACGGCCAGCCGGGTGGCAGGTTGCGCCTTGCTCACACGAATGTCGTAGTCGGGCCCCGAAATGACCACGTTTTGCAGCACGCTGATGGTCGCGATTGCCTGCCCGTCGTGCGCGAACTCGGCGCGAATTCGACCCTCCATCGTCGTGGGCAGTTCGGGGAGCTCTTCGCCCAACGCGCTCGCCGCAAAGACCATCGCCCGGCGAAGTTCGGCCAGATCGGTCGTGGCCGCCAAGGCGTCTTCGTGGAACTCGAGGTCGAGCGGGTTGTGGCGGTCGGGGCCGACGAGCATCTCGATGTCAACGTCGCCTGGTCCGAAGGAGGTGACGACAAGGCGAAGCTCGAGTGTGTCGACCTCTTGGATGCAGTCCTGGTGCTCGGCCGGCTCGCCGAAGTCCTCGGCCTGACACATCGTCTGCCCGTCGAGGAGGTAGGTGACCTCGAGGTCGGACTGCTGCTCGATATTGGCCTCGACGAAGACCCGCGTGTTCAAAAAGTCGATGACCTCGGCAGTGCCTCGTTCCAGCTCGTCCTCGATGGGCTCGGGGGCCTCGCACTCGTACTCGTCGATCGGCTCCGAGGCAGTGCCGTCTTCGGCAATTCCACCATCCCCACAATCGATGCCCGCGCCGTCGAGTTCACCGACCATATCGCCTAGAAAGCTCGTCTGACGCATGAAACCGAGGGAAGCGCGAAGATCGAGCGAGGCGCTGGTGGTGTTGTTTTCGACCGCCCGGCGCGTGGTCTGGTGGTCGACGGGCTGTGGCTCGGGGCCTCCCCCTGCGTCGTCACCACAACCGACCAGCGAGGTCGTGACGAGGGTGGTTGCAGCGAGCATGGCGGTGAATCGAGAGCGGCTGTTCATGAGCGTCCTCCGGCATCAGCATTCAGATTGGCAACGGTCGAGGGGCAAGTGGGTCCACGTCAATTGATCCGGCTGCCAGCAACCGGTGCACGCGCCATGCCAACGCTGGTGTTGTTGGCCGTGGCAGGCCGTGTGCGGCTGCACAGGCGTCGGAGATGGGGGCGAGCGGTCACGCCCCTCGGTCGAGTCGGGTAAGCGTGTCATAGAGATGGAGCAGCATTTGTCCATCGACAGTGCCGCGCAGCCAACTGCTCGCTTCGCATCGGTGCTTCAGTGCGCATGTTTAAAACCTGTACTATTTGGTCAGGGGTAGCCGAGTAGTCATCTCTAAACTTTGAGGGGAGACGAATATGCCGCGTCCTACACGAGGTACGGGGCCAGGATCGTCGAATGGCGAGCCTCCGGTGCCACGGGCGGACGGCGTGGAGCGACGTGAATTAGTCGATTACGCGTTGTACTCCCTCATCGACGAACCGATCGCTATTTGGGGGAGAGATCGGCGCTTGCTGTACTTCAATCGTGCCGCCTACGACATCACATATCGTATTACTGGACTCGAGCTCTCCCGGGGGATGGAGTTCGACGAGGTCATGGTCGAGCCGACCGCGAGTGAGTTCGTGGAGTCCTTCGACCGTGCATTGGAGGGTGAGCCTGTCGACCTGACGTTCGAGCAGAGCGGGCTGGGCCAAGCTGCCGAATGGCGAGAGTACCAGTTCCGCCCGGTGGGGGGGGACGGTACTCCCGAGGCGGTATGCATCACCGGCATCGACTTGGCCCAGCAAAGGTGGGCCGACGAGCAGTTCTCGGTGATTTTCGAGGCCGCTCCGATCGCGATGGCCATGCTCGACGACCGAGGGCGATTTCGCCAGGTCAACGACGCCTTTGTCGAGCAGATGGGCTACAGTCGCGAGGAGTCGATTGGCCGGCCCATCTCGACGCTGGTGCCTCCCGAGACACGCGAGCAGGTCGCCCGAGAGTACCGCCAATTTGTCAGCGGCGAGCTCGGAGAGCGCGTCGGTAAGGGCTTTCCCCACACGCGCTGGTTTTCGCGCGAGCGGTGTTACTTGCGAGCAGACGGCGAGCGGCGTTGGGGGGACTTGGTCCGCGTGGCCATTCGAGAGCAAGACGGCACGCTCGACTACATGCTCGTGATGCTGCTCGACACCACCAAGTACAAGCGGTCACAGCAGGCGCTCGAGGAGGAGAAGTCGCGCACCCAGGCCATCTTCGATGCGGCGGTCGACGGGATTGTGACCATCGATGAAAAGGGCCTCATCCAACGGCTCAACCGGGCCGCCGAAGAGATCTACGGGTACAGTGCCGCGGAGATCGTCGGCCAGAGTGTCGAGGTGTTGATGCCCGAGCCCATGCGCGAGCTGCACGCGGCGTATCTCGCCGAACACGGCGTCACCGGCATGTCCCAGTTTGTAGGCACCGGCGGGGAGTACGAGGCGTTGCGCAAGGACGGCTCGATTGTCCCGGTCTACTTGAGCGTAGGCGAGATGAGTGTCGATCACGAGCGTGGGTTCGTCGGGGTGGTGCGCGACATCTCTCGCCAGAAGAACCTCGAAGAGCGCGTGCGGCGATCGGAGCGCATGGAGGCCCTCGGCCAGCTCGCTGCGGGCATCGCCCACGACTTCAACAATGTATTGACGATCGTCAACAGCTACGCCCACACCGGTCTCGATGAGGCCGGTCAGAGCCCGGCGGCGTTTCATTTCCACAAAATCAAATCTGCCGCCGAGCGCGGCGCGAGGTTGACCCGCCAGCTGTTGACCTTCAGCCCCGCCCAGATTGGTGAGACGGCTACCGTCGATCTCAACGCGGTGGTGCGAGGACTCGAGGGCCTGCTGCGCAGCGTCGTCGAGGAAGACATCGACCTGGAGGTCGAAACCGTCGACGGGGTGCCGCCCATCGTGGCCGATCCGGGCCAGATCGAGCAGGTGCTCATGAACCTGGTAGTGAACGCTCGCGACGCGATGCCCCACGGTGGAACGTTATGTGTCTCCACTGAGCTCACCCACGTGTCTCAGCCAGGCCGGTTCAATGGTACGCCCGCACACTTACCGCAGGGTGACTACGTGGTGCTAGTCGTGAGTGACACCGGCCACGGCATGGACCAGGCGACCCAAAAACGGATCTTCGAGCCGTTCTTTACCACCAAGCCCGAGGGGAAAGGCACCGGCTTGGGTCTGGCGACCGTCTACGGGATCGTCCGCCGCTACCACGGCGATGTGGTCGTCGACAGCGAGTTGGGCAAAGGGGCGACTTTTCGCGTCTATTTTCCGGCGGCCGAAGAGGGCGATGAAGGCACCGAGGACGAAGAGGAGCCTTCCGAACCGGTTCGACGCGCAAAGGCGACCGAGGCGGTGCTCGTGGTCGAAGACGAAGAGGATATCCGCGAGCCGCTGCGTATGGTGCTCGAGGCCGAAGGATACACGGTGCTCGAGGCTGCCAGCGGTGAGGAGGCGTTGGAGGTCGTCGAGTCGTATCCGGAGAGGATCGATCTGGTGCTGACGGACGTCGTCATGCCCGGGGTGACGGGAGTGGAGTTGAGCAAATCGCTGCGCGACGCATACCCCAGCATTCGCTCAGTGCTCGTGTCGGGCTACAGCGGAGAGGTGCTCGAGCGCAAAGACATCGACGCCCAGCAGGTTCGCCTCTCGAAACCCTACGACCTGGAAGATCTGCTCGATGTGGTTCGAGACATGCTCTCATCCTAGTTCTCTTTCATCCATCATGGCGTGGTCTGGATCATCCGGTCGTCTGGGGCTCGGAGCCCTTGGGGAAACCCGCAGAGCGCGTTCGCTCGGAGGTATCTCGCCGGACCTCGGACGGTACCTTCTCTGACAGGGAGGTCTCGTCTCCCAAGATATCTTCGATGTAGACCAGGTTGATCAACGCGACCACGAGCACGGTCACCGGTGTGGCCACGAGCACCCCGATCAGACCGAAGAGTACGCCTGCGATGAGCTGGGCGATGAGGATCAGTGCCGGCGGAAGTGACACGGTGCGCTGCTGGATGATGGGGGTGATGAAATAGCCCTCGAGGATTTGCACGCCCACGTACAGCGCGGCGGTGTAGAGCACGAAGACCGGTGAGACAAGCAGTGCCATGAGCCCGGCGGGCACAAACGAGACGATCGGTCCGATGATGGGCACGAAGGAGAGAAGGCCGCTCAGTAGCCCGAGGACCAACGGAAGAGGAACGCCCAGGAGCCAGAGACCGATGGTCGTCAGGACCGCGACGGCGAGCATCGATAGGAGTCGCCCGACCAGCCACCAACCGAGTTGGTGCGAGATAACATCGAGGACTTCTTCGGCGCGTTCGCGCCAGTGTTTGGGCACCATACGCACGATGCCGCGCTTATAGAGGGCAGGGTCGACCGCCAAGTAAATGCCGACGGCGAGGATGAAAAAGACATTGGCCGCCACGCCGATGGCGCTCGAAAAGGCTCCGCTTATCCGTTTCCAGCCAATCGTCTCGCTCAGCGAGCCCTGATCGAGGCTCGATACCTCGGCGACGATACTGCGCCCGAACGAGCTTCCCTTTGCCCACGACTCCAATTGGTCGAGCGCCTCGGGCACCTTTTGAGTGATCTGGCCGACCTGGCTGCTGACCGGCGGCGCGAGCAGCCATAGGGTGCCTGCGCTGAGCGCTAAGAGCCCGAAGATGACGGCGAAAAGGCTCCATCCATGGGATAGCGGGGTCTTCTCGGACAGAAAATTGGTCAACCCGCGCAAGAAGACGGCCAGCAGAACGCCGGCGAAGATGACAAGGAGCACCGAGAGCAGTCGCCAAAAGATGACGAGGCTGGCCACGATGACCACGGCGATGGTGATGGCGGTGATGACACGACCGGTGTACGAGGAAAACTTCGACCTGTCGGTCTTGTCGATGCCTTCGTCGTGTCGGTCCATTCGGGGTTCTTCGGTCGCCATGCGGCTACCTCGTTTGCAGGCGAAGTGCGCTTGGTCGAAAGGTAATCACTTCGGCAGCTGCGCAAACGTGGAGCCGGTGT
It encodes:
- the rraA gene encoding ribonuclease E activity regulator RraA, translated to MDVQVADLCDEFIDEIQIAEPIFKSYGGEQAFGGEVSVVKVFEDNVLVKRRLQNETGGGRVLVVDGGGSTGCALMGDNVASIARDNGWAGLIIYGCIRDSVEVADIPIGVLALNTRPNKSNKEGKGDYDVQVSFAGVTFNSGDYVYVDPDGVIVAERDLLEARAQ
- a CDS encoding PAS domain S-box protein, with amino-acid sequence MPRPTRGTGPGSSNGEPPVPRADGVERRELVDYALYSLIDEPIAIWGRDRRLLYFNRAAYDITYRITGLELSRGMEFDEVMVEPTASEFVESFDRALEGEPVDLTFEQSGLGQAAEWREYQFRPVGGDGTPEAVCITGIDLAQQRWADEQFSVIFEAAPIAMAMLDDRGRFRQVNDAFVEQMGYSREESIGRPISTLVPPETREQVAREYRQFVSGELGERVGKGFPHTRWFSRERCYLRADGERRWGDLVRVAIREQDGTLDYMLVMLLDTTKYKRSQQALEEEKSRTQAIFDAAVDGIVTIDEKGLIQRLNRAAEEIYGYSAAEIVGQSVEVLMPEPMRELHAAYLAEHGVTGMSQFVGTGGEYEALRKDGSIVPVYLSVGEMSVDHERGFVGVVRDISRQKNLEERVRRSERMEALGQLAAGIAHDFNNVLTIVNSYAHTGLDEAGQSPAAFHFHKIKSAAERGARLTRQLLTFSPAQIGETATVDLNAVVRGLEGLLRSVVEEDIDLEVETVDGVPPIVADPGQIEQVLMNLVVNARDAMPHGGTLCVSTELTHVSQPGRFNGTPAHLPQGDYVVLVVSDTGHGMDQATQKRIFEPFFTTKPEGKGTGLGLATVYGIVRRYHGDVVVDSELGKGATFRVYFPAAEEGDEGTEDEEEPSEPVRRAKATEAVLVVEDEEDIREPLRMVLEAEGYTVLEAASGEEALEVVESYPERIDLVLTDVVMPGVTGVELSKSLRDAYPSIRSVLVSGYSGEVLERKDIDAQQVRLSKPYDLEDLLDVVRDMLSS
- a CDS encoding AI-2E family transporter produces the protein MATEEPRMDRHDEGIDKTDRSKFSSYTGRVITAITIAVVIVASLVIFWRLLSVLLVIFAGVLLAVFLRGLTNFLSEKTPLSHGWSLFAVIFGLLALSAGTLWLLAPPVSSQVGQITQKVPEALDQLESWAKGSSFGRSIVAEVSSLDQGSLSETIGWKRISGAFSSAIGVAANVFFILAVGIYLAVDPALYKRGIVRMVPKHWRERAEEVLDVISHQLGWWLVGRLLSMLAVAVLTTIGLWLLGVPLPLVLGLLSGLLSFVPIIGPIVSFVPAGLMALLVSPVFVLYTAALYVGVQILEGYFITPIIQQRTVSLPPALILIAQLIAGVLFGLIGVLVATPVTVLVVALINLVYIEDILGDETSLSEKVPSEVRRDTSERTRSAGFPKGSEPQTTG